The following proteins are co-located in the Mus pahari chromosome 14, PAHARI_EIJ_v1.1, whole genome shotgun sequence genome:
- the LOC110331155 gene encoding keratin-associated protein 4-6-like isoform X2, giving the protein MVSSCCGSVCSEEGCGQGCCQPSCCQTTCCRPSCCVSSCCRPQCCQSLCCQPTCCRPSCCISSCCRPSCCVSSCCRPSCCISSCCRPSCCRPSCCVSSCCRPQCCQSVCCQPTCCRPSCCRPCCGSSSCCGSSCCRPTCCISSCCRPTCSSGSCC; this is encoded by the exons ATGGTCAGTTCCTGTTGTGGCTCTGTCTGCTCTGAGGAGGGCTGTGGCCAAggctgctgccagcccagctgctgccagaccacctgctgcaggcccagctgctgtgtgtccagctgctGCAGGCCCCAGTGCTGCCAGTCTCTGTGCTGCCAGCCCACCTGCTGCCGTCCTAGCTGCTGCATTTCTAGCTGCTGCAGAcccagctgctgtgtgtccagctgctGCAGGCCTTCTTGCTGCATTTCTAGCTGCTGCAGGCCTTCTTGCTGCCgtcccagctgctgtgtgtccagctgctGCAGACCCCAGTGCTGCCAGAGTGTGTGCTGCCAGCCCACCTGCTGCCGCCCCAGCTGCTGCCGACCCTGCTGTGGTAGTTCCAGCTGTTGTGGATCTAGCTGCTGCCGCCCCACCTGCTGCATTTCCAGCTGCTGCCGCCCCA CATGCTCTAGTGGTTCTTGCTGCTGA
- the LOC110331155 gene encoding keratin-associated protein 4-9-like isoform X1, protein MVSSCCGSVCSEEGCGQGCCQPSCCQTTCCRPSCCVSSCCRPQCCQSLCCQPTCCRPSCCISSCCRPSCCVSSCCRPSCCISSCCRPSCCRPSCCVSSCCRPQCCQSVCCQPTCCRPSCCRPCCGSSSCCVSSCCRPQCCISSCCRPICCQTTCCRTTCCRPACSSGSCC, encoded by the exons ATGGTCAGTTCCTGTTGTGGCTCTGTCTGCTCTGAGGAGGGCTGTGGCCAAggctgctgccagcccagctgctgccagaccacctgctgcaggcccagctgctgtgtgtccagctgctGCAGGCCCCAGTGCTGCCAGTCTCTGTGCTGCCAGCCCACCTGCTGCCGTCCTAGCTGCTGCATTTCTAGCTGCTGCAGAcccagctgctgtgtgtccagctgctGCAGGCCTTCTTGCTGCATTTCTAGCTGCTGCAGGCCTTCTTGCTGCCgtcccagctgctgtgtgtccagctgctGCAGACCCCAGTGCTGCCAGAGTGTGTGCTGCCAGCCCACCTGCTGCCGCCCCAGCTGCTGCCGACCCTGCTGTGGTAGTT ccagctgctgtgtgtccagctgctGCAGACCCCAGTGCTGCATCTCCAGCTGTTGTCGCCCTATCTGTTGCCAGACCACCTGCTGCAGGACCACCTGTTGCCGCCCAGCATGCTCTAGTGGTTCTTGCTGCTGA